The genomic stretch TGTCGAGCAAAGACGAATTGGCAAACGAGTTGGTAAAATATTTATTCTCGATAAAGTATTTCCATTTAATAGGAACAAGCGCTGCAACAATATATTTTTTTCCCTGATAAGAAACTGTTTTTTTCAGCAGTTCAAAAAATCCGTTTGTGCCGTCGAAAGGGTAGAAGCCGTCGTTCTTTGCTAAGTCTGAAGCATTCAGCGTCATGTTGAATGTACTCCAATATTTTTCGGTAACAATGCCGGAATCTGAAACATTAAATATAAACAATCCGAAATCTGCATCGTTTATTTTTAAAGAAGATTTATCGGCGCTGTTATCCAGCAAAACGGCAATGCTGTTTCGGTCTGTCGTTATTTTTTCAAAGCTGTTTTCTCTTTCCGACAGATAAGATTCAAAGCTGCTTTTAACTTTCGCCGGCGTGGAATTGAATGCCCAGTAATTACTGATGACAAAGGAAATGGTAAACAGCCACGCAGCTATAATCAAAAGATAGCCGTGATTGAAAATGGTTTTGCGGAATGTATCTGAAAACTTTATCCCTGTCATTAATCTTTATTGCGGGTTTGCGCTTTTGCTTTGTTCCAAAGTTCATCCATTTCATCAAGCGACATTTCTGTAAGCGATTGATTATTGTCGCCTGCATAAGTTTCCATCAGCTGAAATCGTTTGATGAATTTTCGATTGCATTTTTCCAAAGCTGCGTCTGCATCTATGTTCAAAAATCGTGCGTAGTTTATCAAACTAAAAAATACATCGCCAAATTCTTCTTCTGTTTCTTGCGCATTGCCTGTATTTTCGGCTTGTTTCAGCTCGTTCAATTCTTCTTCTACTTTTTCCCAGACTTGTGTTTTGTTTTCCCATTCAAAGCCTACTTGCTTTGCTTTTTCCTGAATGCGCGCCGCTTTGGCAATCGACGGTAATGCAGCCGGAACGCCGCTTAGTACAGATTTTTTTCCTTCTTTTTCGAGTTTTATTTTTTGCCAGTTTCTTTTTACGTCGGCTTCATTTTCCACTACTACGTTGCCGTAAATATGCGGATGGCGTTTAATCATTTTTTCGGTAATGGTTTCCAAAACATCAACGAAAGAGAAGTGGGTTTGTTCTGAACCTATTTTGGAATAGAATAATAAATGCAGCATCAAATCGCCGAGTTCTTCTTTTATTT from Arachidicoccus sp. BS20 encodes the following:
- the mazG gene encoding nucleoside triphosphate pyrophosphohydrolase — protein: MNNNILSEKFLRLVQIMDELRAQCPWDKKQTIHTLRTMTIEETYELADAIDKENWQEIKEELGDLMLHLLFYSKIGSEQTHFSFVDVLETITEKMIKRHPHIYGNVVVENEADVKRNWQKIKLEKEGKKSVLSGVPAALPSIAKAARIQEKAKQVGFEWENKTQVWEKVEEELNELKQAENTGNAQETEEEFGDVFFSLINYARFLNIDADAALEKCNRKFIKRFQLMETYAGDNNQSLTEMSLDEMDELWNKAKAQTRNKD